From a single Planococcus shenhongbingii genomic region:
- a CDS encoding MerR family transcriptional regulator, with product MYIISEFSNISGLSKETLRYYTEAELLEPSFIVPVNKYRYYDDSGYFLAVLLIQLRGFGLSIQEMKRVKGDESFLNLETLLLKKRKNLLGQIEDLQPLVKEMDEFLASGKDEAE from the coding sequence ATGTATATAATCAGCGAGTTTTCGAACATCAGCGGATTATCAAAAGAAACGCTGCGTTATTATACAGAAGCGGAGCTGTTGGAACCTTCTTTTATTGTTCCGGTGAATAAATACCGTTATTATGACGATAGCGGTTACTTCTTAGCGGTTTTATTGATCCAGCTGAGAGGCTTCGGGCTCAGCATCCAAGAAATGAAGCGGGTGAAGGGAGATGAATCATTTCTTAATCTGGAAACGCTGCTTTTGAAAAAGCGGAAGAACCTGCTGGGACAAATCGAAGACCTGCAACCGCTTGTCAAGGAAATGGATGAATTTTTAGCAAGCGGAAAGGATGAAGCGGAATGA
- a CDS encoding MBL fold metallo-hydrolase: MIDIYQKENVICVEGTIENFGRKVFVYLVDGMLVDTGPENLGQELIPFYKQHELDQVVLTHNHEDHTGMAAWIQENLKAPIYGHPKGLALCEKPGDYPPYRQQTWGGRKAFIPLPLHETIQSRNGEWKVIHTPGHAEDHVSFLNEETGQLFTGDLFVSPKTKVIMDSESIPLIMNSIRQLLQSDFKSMFCAHSGYFENGKDMLAKKMANLEKLSSKVHALNDSGLSIREINETIFPTSYPIIEFSKGEWDSKHIVTSILNG; encoded by the coding sequence ATGATCGACATTTATCAAAAAGAAAATGTGATTTGCGTTGAAGGCACCATCGAAAACTTCGGCCGAAAAGTATTTGTTTACCTCGTTGATGGCATGCTGGTCGATACAGGGCCGGAAAATCTCGGACAAGAACTGATCCCTTTTTATAAACAGCACGAACTGGATCAAGTGGTGCTCACGCACAATCATGAAGACCATACCGGCATGGCAGCTTGGATTCAGGAAAATCTGAAAGCCCCAATTTATGGGCACCCGAAAGGCCTAGCACTGTGTGAAAAACCAGGCGATTATCCGCCGTACCGGCAGCAAACCTGGGGCGGGCGAAAAGCTTTCATTCCGCTGCCGCTCCATGAAACCATTCAATCCCGCAATGGTGAATGGAAAGTGATACATACCCCAGGCCACGCAGAAGACCATGTGTCGTTTCTGAACGAAGAAACCGGGCAGCTGTTCACCGGCGACTTATTCGTTTCACCAAAAACAAAAGTCATTATGGACAGTGAATCGATTCCGCTCATCATGAACTCGATTCGGCAATTGCTGCAATCTGATTTTAAATCGATGTTTTGCGCTCACTCCGGTTATTTTGAAAATGGCAAAGACATGCTAGCGAAAAAAATGGCCAATCTTGAAAAGCTCAGTTCAAAAGTGCATGCTTTGAATGACAGTGGTTTATCTATAAGAGAAATCAATGAAACGATATTTCCCACGAGCTATCCTATCATCGAGTTTTCTAAGGGTGAATGGGACTCTAAGCACATTGTAACTTCCATACTGAACGGATAA
- a CDS encoding PTS fructose transporter subunit IIABC — protein MKITQLLTENTIILDVNASSKPEVIDELVTQLDRAGKLNDPAQFTKDILTREQQSTTGIGEGIAIPHAKSQAVKEPAIAFGRSAQGLDYESMDGQPANLFFMIAATEGANDAHLEALSRLATFLMDDKFRTRILAATSKQEVLQAVTDKETEEDGPVAPTDEHTAPAGSSKRILAVTACPTGIAHTYMAAEKLNDRAKELGIDIKVETNGSSGVKNRLTDADIAAADAIIVAADTKVEMARFAGKPVIQTKVGKAIYETDQLLNRAVNGDAPVYQHDKSKDESTETESKGYFYKHLMNGVSNMLPFVVGGGILIAISFFWGINAANPDSPEYNEFAAMLSTIGGGNAFFLMVPVLAGFIAMSIAERPGFAPGMIGGLIAITVTGVEGASGGSGFLGGLIAGFLAGYVTLLVKRVFSVLPNSLEGLKPVLFFPVFSIAITGIIMMLVNPQLTKVYTAISAFLESLGGTNLVLVGLLLGGMMAIDMGGPINKAAYTFGIAMLDAQNFNFMATVMAAGMVPPLGMAIATTIFKNKFTKPEREAGKTAYVLGACFITEGVIPFAAADPARVIPASVAGAAVTGALVMLFDISLRAPHGGVFVMGLVDGGVTKILMYAVAIIAGAFVTAIVAGLLKKKAVAIA, from the coding sequence ATGAAAATTACTCAATTATTGACTGAAAACACCATTATCCTGGATGTGAATGCTTCTTCAAAACCAGAAGTGATTGACGAACTGGTCACCCAGCTTGACCGTGCCGGAAAGTTAAATGATCCGGCCCAGTTCACGAAAGACATTTTGACGCGTGAACAGCAAAGCACGACGGGCATCGGGGAAGGCATCGCGATCCCGCATGCCAAATCCCAGGCCGTTAAAGAACCAGCGATCGCTTTCGGGCGTTCGGCACAAGGCCTCGATTATGAATCAATGGACGGCCAGCCGGCAAATCTGTTTTTCATGATTGCCGCCACTGAAGGCGCCAATGATGCTCATTTGGAAGCCTTGTCCCGCCTCGCGACATTTTTGATGGACGATAAATTCCGGACAAGAATCCTTGCGGCCACATCGAAACAGGAAGTCCTGCAAGCCGTGACCGACAAAGAAACAGAAGAAGACGGACCGGTCGCACCAACAGATGAGCATACCGCTCCAGCAGGGTCTTCCAAACGGATTTTGGCGGTAACAGCCTGCCCGACCGGAATCGCCCATACGTATATGGCGGCTGAAAAGCTGAATGACCGGGCAAAAGAGCTCGGCATTGACATCAAAGTGGAAACAAACGGTTCAAGCGGCGTTAAAAACCGCCTGACAGACGCTGACATCGCAGCGGCGGATGCCATCATTGTGGCCGCCGATACGAAAGTGGAAATGGCGCGCTTCGCCGGCAAGCCGGTCATCCAGACGAAAGTCGGCAAAGCGATCTATGAGACGGATCAATTGCTGAACCGCGCAGTAAATGGAGACGCCCCGGTTTACCAGCACGATAAATCAAAAGACGAATCCACCGAAACGGAATCGAAAGGATACTTCTATAAGCATTTGATGAACGGCGTTTCCAATATGCTGCCCTTCGTTGTCGGCGGCGGGATCCTGATCGCCATTTCGTTTTTCTGGGGCATCAATGCCGCAAATCCGGACAGCCCGGAATACAATGAATTTGCCGCCATGCTCAGCACAATCGGCGGAGGCAATGCGTTCTTCCTGATGGTACCGGTGCTTGCCGGATTTATCGCCATGAGCATCGCGGAACGGCCCGGATTTGCGCCTGGTATGATCGGCGGCTTAATCGCCATCACGGTTACCGGGGTTGAAGGGGCAAGCGGCGGTTCCGGTTTCCTTGGCGGTTTAATCGCCGGTTTCCTGGCGGGTTACGTCACGCTGCTCGTCAAGCGGGTATTTTCTGTGTTGCCGAATTCCCTTGAAGGATTAAAGCCGGTGCTGTTTTTCCCGGTCTTCAGCATTGCCATCACAGGCATCATCATGATGCTCGTCAATCCGCAGTTGACAAAAGTCTATACAGCGATTTCCGCGTTTCTTGAAAGCCTCGGCGGTACGAACCTGGTATTGGTCGGCCTGTTGCTCGGCGGCATGATGGCCATTGATATGGGCGGCCCGATCAACAAAGCCGCTTATACATTCGGCATCGCGATGCTGGATGCACAGAACTTTAACTTTATGGCGACGGTTATGGCAGCGGGAATGGTTCCGCCGCTTGGAATGGCCATTGCCACAACGATTTTCAAAAACAAATTCACCAAGCCGGAACGTGAAGCCGGCAAAACCGCTTACGTTTTAGGTGCCTGCTTTATCACGGAAGGCGTCATCCCGTTTGCGGCGGCAGACCCGGCGCGTGTTATTCCGGCGTCGGTTGCCGGAGCGGCAGTGACCGGTGCCCTGGTTATGCTGTTCGATATCAGCCTTCGCGCTCCGCATGGCGGCGTGTTCGTCATGGGACTGGTCGACGGCGGCGTCACGAAAATATTGATGTATGCAGTGGCGATTATCGCTGGAGCCTTTGTCACAGCCATTGTGGCCGGCCTCTTGAAGAAGAAAGCAGTTGCAATTGCTTAA
- a CDS encoding aminoglycoside phosphotransferase family protein, giving the protein MFINNKKVFRFPKNKEVAKKVEMEARLLCDLLKQKQLPLNIPNLTLLYGDDKKMVCGCYDLIEGDMCIKFEKAGTFENAKLIGEFLTQLHSLEIPDYMEKKHTTAYWETFYCDVQKEIFPCIEQEAQYEIQDTFERFLFQQDPSTISSTVIHGDLTASNIVFKSAENRITGIIDFTDAQIGDPAFDFAGIYWDFGPAFTQQVLENYRGTEKIEAIFKRVQAFYGLQPVFHELLFDVRNQKDIDWRYALKKFLEMKYQ; this is encoded by the coding sequence GTGTTCATCAATAACAAAAAGGTTTTCCGGTTTCCTAAAAACAAAGAAGTGGCTAAAAAAGTGGAAATGGAAGCGAGATTGCTTTGTGATTTATTGAAGCAGAAACAGCTGCCTTTGAACATACCAAATCTCACTCTTTTGTACGGAGACGACAAGAAAATGGTTTGTGGATGCTATGACTTGATCGAAGGAGATATGTGCATCAAGTTCGAAAAAGCAGGAACGTTTGAAAACGCCAAATTGATAGGGGAATTTTTAACACAATTACATAGCCTGGAAATCCCAGATTATATGGAAAAAAAGCATACCACAGCTTATTGGGAAACATTCTATTGCGACGTCCAGAAAGAAATTTTCCCGTGTATCGAACAAGAAGCGCAATACGAAATACAAGACACGTTCGAACGCTTTTTATTCCAACAAGATCCTTCAACAATTTCCTCAACAGTAATCCATGGAGACTTGACCGCCTCCAATATCGTTTTCAAAAGTGCGGAAAACAGGATTACCGGCATCATTGATTTCACGGATGCCCAAATCGGAGATCCGGCCTTTGATTTTGCAGGAATTTATTGGGACTTCGGACCGGCATTCACGCAGCAAGTACTGGAAAACTATAGAGGCACAGAAAAGATTGAAGCGATTTTCAAAAGAGTCCAAGCATTTTACGGCTTGCAGCCGGTTTTTCATGAACTGCTGTTTGATGTGAGAAATCAGAAAGACATCGATTGGCGATATGCTTTAAAAAAATTCTTAGAAATGAAATACCAATGA
- a CDS encoding AI-2E family transporter, which yields MEPEKEKLNMRTVATWFGRWFLNNKLVAILLVVLLVFLNLYLLSRITFLFWPIQGFFKVMGLPIVMSGVLYYLLNPLIDWMEKKNIPRVSSIIMVFGLLLGLIIWGVTILIPILREQFESLLANLPAYIDSLVIQIDSLLRSDVLSQLQSRLTGDADGLTTSITDQTDEVVDTTVTGIGSVVGVVTNTVLALITTPIILFYLLKDGHNLPYHIMNLVPSRMREKTYVLLKEMNLQISQYIRGQLLVAFFVGLMFFIGFTIIGLEYGLILAIMAGALNLIPFLGSFIAFIPIVIVALVAHPPLMLAKVLVVFFIEQTLEGRIIQPLILGSNLNIHPVTIIAVLLTAGQLFGIAGVVLGIPVFAVCKVVFVHLFIWYRTYTGLYDDNFNPAPKPLVSEKKKRKQLSVRKKLQ from the coding sequence ATGGAGCCCGAAAAAGAAAAATTGAATATGCGGACAGTCGCCACGTGGTTTGGAAGATGGTTTTTGAATAATAAACTGGTTGCGATCTTATTGGTCGTGTTATTGGTTTTTTTGAATCTTTATCTATTGTCCCGGATTACATTTCTGTTCTGGCCAATTCAAGGTTTTTTTAAAGTGATGGGACTGCCGATCGTCATGTCCGGCGTTCTTTATTATTTGCTGAATCCGCTGATTGATTGGATGGAAAAGAAAAACATCCCCCGGGTAAGCAGCATCATTATGGTATTTGGCTTGTTGCTCGGATTGATCATTTGGGGGGTGACCATCCTCATCCCGATCCTGCGGGAACAATTTGAAAGCCTGCTTGCCAATTTGCCGGCTTATATCGACAGTTTAGTGATCCAAATCGATTCTTTGCTCCGAAGTGATGTCTTGTCCCAGCTGCAAAGCCGATTGACAGGAGATGCGGATGGCCTTACAACCTCCATCACCGATCAAACGGATGAAGTGGTCGATACGACAGTCACAGGCATCGGCAGTGTCGTGGGTGTCGTTACAAATACGGTTCTAGCGCTGATTACAACACCGATCATTTTGTTTTATCTGTTAAAAGACGGCCATAATCTGCCTTATCATATTATGAACTTAGTGCCTTCTCGCATGCGTGAAAAAACCTATGTCTTGTTGAAAGAAATGAATTTGCAAATCAGCCAGTATATACGCGGCCAGCTGCTCGTCGCATTTTTTGTCGGACTGATGTTCTTTATCGGTTTTACGATTATCGGCCTTGAATATGGACTGATTCTTGCCATCATGGCGGGGGCGTTAAACCTTATTCCTTTTCTGGGTTCTTTTATTGCATTTATTCCTATTGTCATCGTGGCCCTCGTGGCCCATCCGCCGCTTATGCTGGCAAAAGTGCTGGTTGTGTTTTTCATCGAACAAACACTCGAAGGCCGGATCATCCAGCCGCTGATTCTCGGAAGCAATTTGAATATCCATCCGGTGACCATCATTGCTGTTTTGCTGACAGCGGGCCAATTATTCGGCATTGCCGGCGTCGTGTTGGGAATACCGGTATTCGCCGTCTGCAAAGTCGTGTTTGTCCATTTGTTTATTTGGTACCGGACCTATACCGGCCTTTACGATGACAATTTCAATCCAGCGCCAAAGCCGCTGGTATCAGAGAAGAAAAAACGGAAGCAGCTGTCTGTCCGAAAAAAACTGCAGTAA
- a CDS encoding YIP1 family protein has product MVHLKEKTVYGKVNPFTAIWLKTRETVRYLIEEKSMGYVILLMLLSGISSGLVGAFNTELNELMPVWGIILGSIIAAPIFILLIYAIMAGIYLVAGKIFKGVGTYQDLFKATGAATIPQIWLIPVYLIWMLAAPETYFAQPDGMQGDGGGLILTIFGSVLITVVTIWSIFINSKAIGEAHRISSWKGFFTIMIPSLIIGVVIAVIAIVLAILFFSFAA; this is encoded by the coding sequence ATGGTGCATTTGAAAGAAAAAACTGTTTATGGAAAGGTCAATCCTTTCACAGCTATTTGGCTGAAAACAAGAGAAACGGTGCGGTATTTAATTGAGGAAAAATCAATGGGCTATGTCATATTGCTAATGCTGTTATCCGGCATTAGCAGCGGTCTGGTTGGGGCATTCAATACTGAGCTAAATGAGTTGATGCCGGTATGGGGCATCATACTTGGCTCCATCATTGCGGCCCCGATTTTTATTTTGTTGATTTATGCCATCATGGCAGGAATTTATCTGGTCGCCGGCAAGATATTCAAAGGGGTCGGTACTTACCAGGATCTTTTTAAAGCTACTGGAGCAGCGACGATTCCGCAAATTTGGTTAATCCCTGTTTATCTGATTTGGATGCTGGCGGCACCGGAAACGTATTTTGCCCAGCCGGACGGAATGCAAGGTGATGGCGGTGGGCTTATCCTGACGATTTTCGGCTCCGTCCTCATAACGGTTGTAACGATCTGGAGTATCTTTATCAACAGCAAAGCCATTGGAGAAGCACATCGCATCTCCAGCTGGAAAGGCTTTTTTACCATTATGATTCCGTCACTCATTATCGGTGTTGTCATTGCTGTTATTGCAATAGTGCTGGCAATTCTATTTTTCAGCTTTGCCGCTTAA
- a CDS encoding DNA topology modulation protein FlaR, translating to MKVYINGSVGSGKTTLAKTIAAKLRIPRFEIDNFVWERQAISDLRNSEKARNKQFQQAVQLPEWVIEGVYIGRTDKGLKRADKIIFLDIPPYVRTCRISKRFIKQKLKLETATYRQTLRIFYKRFGWNRYFETTMKPVFIQKLQPYQEKTFILNNQEGITALLEVTR from the coding sequence GTGAAGGTATACATAAACGGTTCAGTTGGCAGCGGAAAAACAACGCTTGCGAAAACCATAGCTGCAAAACTTAGAATTCCTCGGTTTGAAATAGATAATTTTGTATGGGAGCGGCAAGCAATCAGTGATTTGCGCAATAGTGAAAAAGCGCGGAACAAGCAATTTCAACAAGCGGTCCAACTGCCTGAATGGGTAATCGAAGGCGTTTATATCGGTAGGACGGATAAAGGGTTAAAACGAGCGGATAAGATTATATTTCTCGACATTCCCCCATATGTCCGAACTTGTCGCATCAGTAAACGGTTCATCAAGCAGAAATTGAAGTTGGAGACGGCCACTTACCGGCAGACACTGCGCATCTTTTATAAGAGATTCGGCTGGAACCGGTATTTCGAGACGACCATGAAACCGGTATTTATTCAAAAGCTGCAGCCCTATCAGGAGAAAACGTTTATCCTTAATAATCAGGAAGGCATCACAGCATTATTGGAGGTGACAAGATGA
- a CDS encoding 3-ketoacyl-ACP reductase, producing MAQSLKGKIAFITGAGKGIGRATALALANEGVDVGLIARTESDLQKVAEEVQAMGVKASFATADVSSMEQVENAVASLTESLGTADILINNAGIGSFGPFLDIDPAEWKKTIDVNLLGMYYVTRAVLPQLIDKKRGDIINISSMSGLKGTAGSSAYSASKFGVLGMTEALSQEVRKHNIRVSALTPSRVITNFGSGQEPENSKEKFMQPEDIAEYMVAQLKLHPRIFIPTSSQWATNPF from the coding sequence ATGGCACAATCATTAAAAGGGAAAATCGCATTTATTACAGGAGCAGGGAAAGGCATTGGCCGGGCAACTGCTTTGGCATTGGCTAACGAAGGAGTTGACGTCGGACTGATTGCCCGCACTGAAAGTGATCTGCAGAAAGTAGCGGAAGAAGTGCAGGCTATGGGTGTAAAAGCGTCGTTTGCTACAGCTGATGTGTCTTCGATGGAACAAGTGGAAAACGCAGTCGCATCTTTAACCGAGTCGCTGGGGACTGCCGATATTCTCATCAATAACGCTGGAATTGGCAGTTTCGGCCCCTTCCTCGACATCGACCCTGCTGAATGGAAAAAGACCATTGACGTCAATTTGCTTGGCATGTATTACGTGACGCGCGCCGTCTTGCCCCAGTTGATTGACAAAAAACGCGGCGACATCATCAATATCTCTTCGATGTCCGGGTTGAAAGGGACAGCAGGGTCAAGTGCCTACAGCGCTTCGAAATTCGGCGTCCTCGGCATGACCGAAGCTTTGTCCCAGGAAGTGCGCAAACACAATATCCGGGTATCCGCTTTGACGCCGAGCCGCGTCATCACCAATTTCGGCAGCGGACAAGAACCGGAGAACAGCAAAGAGAAATTTATGCAGCCGGAAGATATTGCAGAATACATGGTCGCCCAGTTAAAATTGCATCCGCGGATCTTTATCCCGACATCCAGCCAGTGGGCAACGAATCCATTCTAA
- a CDS encoding SRPBCC family protein, translated as MVKWKEQRVIPANIETVWNLFSDKNIKRLMPKIEDHILLENNDDEAGAKHAQSYYEGKQLQNYIVETIAYEDLPERKYRHTSFTMSQLFQVAYYYTLEKVSEEETLFIYEGTQKGLTLTAKAMLLSGSKAKRNETVQAFMDRVETEATK; from the coding sequence ATGGTCAAATGGAAAGAACAACGGGTCATTCCGGCAAATATTGAAACGGTCTGGAACCTGTTCTCGGATAAAAACATCAAACGGCTCATGCCGAAAATAGAAGACCATATTTTACTAGAGAACAATGACGACGAAGCCGGTGCCAAACATGCCCAGAGTTATTACGAAGGCAAGCAATTGCAGAATTATATCGTTGAAACGATCGCCTACGAAGATTTACCGGAACGAAAATACCGGCATACAAGCTTTACCATGAGCCAGCTGTTCCAAGTGGCATATTACTATACACTCGAAAAAGTATCTGAAGAAGAAACGCTTTTTATTTATGAAGGAACCCAAAAAGGACTGACTTTAACCGCTAAAGCGATGCTGCTTTCCGGAAGCAAAGCGAAGCGCAACGAAACAGTTCAGGCATTTATGGACCGAGTCGAAACCGAAGCAACCAAATAA
- a CDS encoding SRPBCC family protein, whose product MITWSEEKIIDANIEKIWNLFADENIQKIMPKVERHRLIEKQPHEVGAKHEQTYREGKRAETYVVETLAYEDRDDKKFKKTSFVLGGAFQVTFAIALEKIGKDRTKFTYSGQNKGINFVGRAMLKLGSEKSNMRVVHEFMGKVEQQALKN is encoded by the coding sequence ATGATTACTTGGAGCGAAGAAAAAATAATTGATGCCAATATAGAAAAGATCTGGAACTTGTTTGCCGATGAAAACATTCAGAAAATCATGCCGAAAGTGGAACGGCACCGATTGATTGAAAAGCAGCCACATGAAGTAGGGGCGAAGCATGAACAGACTTACCGGGAAGGAAAACGTGCAGAGACTTATGTGGTCGAGACGCTCGCCTACGAAGACAGGGACGATAAGAAGTTCAAGAAGACTAGTTTTGTTCTGGGAGGGGCCTTCCAAGTGACGTTTGCTATTGCTTTAGAAAAAATCGGCAAGGACCGGACAAAATTTACCTATTCAGGGCAAAACAAAGGCATCAACTTTGTCGGCCGGGCCATGCTGAAGCTCGGCAGTGAAAAAAGCAATATGAGAGTTGTCCATGAGTTCATGGGAAAAGTGGAACAGCAAGCATTGAAAAATTAA
- a CDS encoding nuclear transport factor 2 family protein → MSVVTNQQFFEKVNRAFIEGDINFLADHVAEDVVWMMYGNKSVGREEFINCVKEMGMGNDTTVVLTIENLIASGNAVALKGKMHTNTEAGDEKIYTYCDIYELENEGSGKIKELTSFILDVKG, encoded by the coding sequence ATGTCAGTCGTAACCAATCAGCAGTTTTTTGAAAAAGTGAACCGGGCTTTTATCGAAGGGGATATCAATTTTTTGGCAGACCACGTGGCGGAAGATGTGGTGTGGATGATGTATGGCAATAAGTCAGTCGGCCGAGAGGAATTCATCAACTGTGTCAAGGAAATGGGCATGGGCAACGACACTACAGTTGTTTTAACCATCGAAAATTTGATTGCCAGCGGAAATGCCGTCGCATTGAAAGGGAAAATGCATACCAATACGGAAGCGGGAGATGAAAAAATTTATACTTACTGCGATATCTATGAACTGGAAAATGAAGGATCCGGTAAGATCAAGGAACTGACTTCATTTATTCTGGATGTGAAAGGATGA
- a CDS encoding sensor domain-containing protein — MDNIENNIRNSIISGDNPDFLLEMFSSLVEEAAVCMYVLRDGVYSYINKRFSDFSGYTKEEILNNPQALAMLIHPEDLAIVMEIIHNRLENKDAKSRYRVRIVKKDGSLAYTEIHSTKSIINNVAVMAGTVIDVTEEVMVNQLLKENNERFHSLFYTNPDAIFTFDLFGKFVDVNPSCETLTGYTAEELLEMSFTPLLLPEHLPKTMDYFEQALQGFTNSYEISIYHKDRTPLHLEVTNFPKKQDGKIVGAYGIAKNITEKLLYKKQMEDLAFYDSLTKLPNRRLFEDRLQQVVEMAKISDCKPAVLFLDLDRFKFINDSLGHSLGDEFLILVAQRLVENLRKGDTVARIAGDEFAVLLPTTEPQEAAGIAKRLIASMREPFNVSGHSVTISGSIGIAFIDNQHETAFDLIKKADTAMYYTKKQGSNNFTIYSKELDFKTIFKVAVEKDLKSAIENNEFELFYQPIVSLKTEQLNGMEALLRWTHPTLGVIPPDNFIPISEESGQIISIGKWVLETACRQNKEWQNAGHPPFKVCVNISTIQLKRPDFVDAVKAILHKTELAPQWLELEVTESILMENTEVVKDSLRQLKKLGISMSIDDFGTGYTSLSYLRQFAFDRVKIDRSFIEDIESDLNGKAITSSIIALAHKLNIGVIAEGIENEGQLGYLRDELCDEGQGYYFSRPMPAEKHIFPYGSKNY; from the coding sequence TTGGACAACATAGAAAACAATATTCGAAACTCTATCATTAGCGGAGATAATCCGGATTTCTTACTGGAGATGTTTTCTAGTTTAGTGGAAGAAGCCGCAGTCTGCATGTATGTTTTAAGAGACGGAGTTTACAGTTATATCAACAAACGGTTCAGCGACTTTTCCGGGTATACCAAAGAAGAAATTCTGAATAACCCTCAGGCATTGGCAATGCTGATCCATCCCGAAGATTTGGCTATTGTCATGGAGATTATCCATAATCGACTGGAAAATAAAGATGCAAAATCCCGCTACCGCGTCCGAATCGTGAAAAAAGACGGGTCGTTGGCTTATACCGAAATCCATTCCACCAAATCGATAATCAATAACGTTGCCGTTATGGCGGGAACCGTTATTGATGTCACGGAAGAAGTAATGGTGAACCAGTTGCTGAAAGAGAACAATGAACGCTTCCATTCTCTTTTTTATACGAATCCGGATGCTATTTTTACCTTTGATCTTTTCGGGAAATTCGTTGATGTCAATCCAAGCTGTGAAACTTTGACCGGTTACACTGCTGAAGAATTATTGGAAATGTCCTTTACACCGTTACTGCTGCCCGAACATTTGCCGAAAACGATGGATTATTTTGAACAAGCTTTACAGGGCTTTACCAATAGCTATGAAATTTCAATTTACCATAAAGACAGAACACCTTTGCATTTGGAAGTCACGAACTTTCCCAAGAAGCAAGATGGTAAAATTGTCGGGGCTTACGGCATTGCCAAAAACATTACAGAAAAGCTGCTCTATAAAAAACAAATGGAAGACTTGGCGTTTTATGACTCTTTGACGAAACTGCCGAACCGGAGGCTGTTTGAAGACCGCCTGCAGCAAGTAGTGGAAATGGCGAAAATCAGTGACTGTAAGCCTGCAGTCCTTTTCTTGGACCTGGACCGCTTTAAGTTCATCAATGATTCTTTGGGCCATTCCCTAGGTGATGAATTCTTGATCTTAGTCGCTCAGCGCTTAGTGGAAAATCTGCGTAAAGGCGATACAGTGGCCCGAATTGCAGGCGATGAATTTGCGGTCCTTTTGCCGACAACGGAACCGCAGGAAGCGGCGGGAATTGCAAAGCGGCTGATTGCCTCGATGAGAGAACCATTTAACGTGTCTGGCCATTCCGTGACCATTTCCGGCAGTATCGGCATTGCGTTTATAGACAATCAACATGAAACGGCTTTCGATTTAATCAAAAAAGCGGATACTGCGATGTACTACACGAAGAAACAAGGCTCCAATAATTTCACCATTTATTCAAAAGAACTTGATTTTAAAACAATTTTTAAAGTGGCTGTTGAAAAAGATTTAAAATCTGCCATTGAAAACAACGAATTTGAGCTGTTTTATCAGCCGATTGTCAGTTTGAAAACGGAGCAGCTGAATGGCATGGAAGCTTTGCTGCGCTGGACCCATCCCACTCTGGGAGTGATTCCGCCCGATAACTTCATCCCGATATCCGAGGAAAGCGGACAAATAATTTCGATTGGCAAGTGGGTGCTTGAAACGGCTTGCAGGCAAAATAAGGAATGGCAAAACGCAGGACATCCTCCGTTTAAAGTCTGCGTCAATATTTCTACGATCCAGTTGAAGCGACCGGATTTTGTGGATGCAGTCAAAGCCATTCTCCATAAAACAGAACTTGCTCCGCAATGGCTGGAACTGGAAGTTACTGAAAGCATCTTGATGGAAAATACAGAAGTCGTGAAAGACAGTTTGCGGCAGTTAAAAAAACTCGGCATCTCCATGTCAATTGATGATTTCGGCACAGGCTATACATCGTTAAGCTATCTTCGCCAGTTTGCTTTTGACCGGGTAAAGATTGATCGCAGTTTTATAGAAGATATTGAAAGCGATTTGAACGGCAAAGCCATCACCTCCTCCATCATCGCTTTAGCGCACAAATTGAATATCGGCGTGATAGCGGAAGGCATTGAAAACGAAGGGCAGCTCGGGTATCTCCGGGATGAATTATGCGACGAAGGCCAAGGCTATTATTTCAGCCGCCCTATGCCGGCAGAAAAACACATTTTCCCTTATGGGAGTAAGAATTATTAA